The proteins below are encoded in one region of Peromyscus eremicus chromosome 10, PerEre_H2_v1, whole genome shotgun sequence:
- the LOC131920730 gene encoding UDP-glucuronosyltransferase 2B7-like has translation MPVKWMSVLLLLQMSCYFRYGNCGKVLVWPMEYSHWMNLKIILDELVQRGHEVTVLRPSSSIFLDPKKPSGLKYETFPTASNNDEVEKFFTQWVNMWVYDVPKDTCWRYYPSMNIMFGQFSDLWLKLCREAVSNKQLISKLQKSKFDVVLSDAIGPCGELIAELLQVPFVYSLRFGNGYAIEKYSGGLIFPPSYVPIVLSGLSGQMTFMERVENMICLLYFDFFYESFPAKDWDPFFSEILGRPTTMVDTMKKAEMWLIRSYWDLEFPRPSLPNIEFVGGLHCKPAKALPKEMEEFAQSSGEHGVVVFSLGSMIRNITQERANTIASALAQIPQKVLWRFEGKKPDTLGPNTRVFKWMPQNDLLGHPKTKAFVTHGGANGIYEAIHHGIPMVGIPLFAEQHDNVAHMVAKGAAVAVDFHTMTSADLLNALKTVVNNPSYKENVMWLSTIHHDQPIKPLDRAVFWIEFVMRHKGAKHLKPLAYNLSWYQYHSLDVVGFLLVCVAALAFLAVKCCLIVYRFFVKTGKKKKE, from the exons ATGCCTGTGAAGTGGATGTCTGTTCTGCTCCTGCTGCAGATGAGTTGCTACTTCAGATATGGGAACTGTGGGAAGGTGTTGGTATGGCCAATGGAATACAGTCACTGGATGAATTTAAAGATAATACTGGATGAACTTGTACAAAGGGGTCATGAAGTGACTGTTCTGAGACCTTCGTCTTCTATCTTTCTCGATCCCAAAAAACCATCTGGTCTTAAATATGAAACATTTCCTACAGCTTCCAATAATGATGAAGTAGAAAAGTTTTTTACCCAATGGGTCAATATGTGGGTATATGATGTGCCAAAAGATACATGTTGGAGATATTACCCATCGATGAACATAATGTTTGGGCAATTTTCTGATTTGTGGTTAAAGCTTTGTAGAGAAGCAGTTTCGAACAAACAGCTTATATCAAAACTACAGAAATCCAAGTTTGATGTTGTTCTTTCAGATGCTATTGGTCCCTGTGGTGAGCTGATAGCTGAGTTACTCCAAGTACCCTTTGTGTACAGTCTTCGCTTCGGTAATGGCTACGCAATAGAAAAGTACAGTGGAGGACTTATATTCCCTCCCTCCTATGTACCTATTGTTTTGTCAGGGTTAAGTGGCCAAATGACATTCATGGAGAGGGTAGAAAATATGAtatgtttgctttattttgactttttctaTGAGTCATTTCCTGCTAAGGATTGGGATCCATTTTTCAGTGAAATTTTAG GAAGACCTACTACTATGGTTGACACAATGAAGAAAGCAGAAATGTGGCTCATTCGGTCCTACTGGGATTTAGAGTTTCCTCGCCCATCTTTACCAAACATTGAGTTTGTTGGAGGACTCCACTGCAAACCTGCCAAAGCCTTGCCTAAG GAAATGGAAGAGTTTGCACAGAGCTCTGGGGAacatggtgtggtggtattttctCTGGGGTCGATGATCAGAAACATAACACAAGAACGAGCCAACACAATTGCATCAGCCCTGGCACAGATTCCACAAAAG GTTCTTTGGAGATTTGAGGGCAAGAAGCCAGACACCTTAGGACCCAATACTAGGGTCTTCAAGTGGATGCCTCAGAATGATCTTTTAG GTCATCCAAAAACTAAAGCTTTTGTAACTCATGGTGGAGCCAACGGTATTTATGAGGCAATCCATCATGGGATTCCCATGGTTGGCATTCCTTTATTTGCAGAACAACATGATAATGTTGCTCACATGGTGGCCAAAGGAGCAGCTGTTGCAGTTGACTTTCATACAATGACAAGTGCAGATTTGCTTAATGCACTGAAGACAGTCGTTAACAACCCTTC CTATAAAGAGAATGTGATGTGGTTGTCAACCATTCACCATGACCAGCCTATAAAGCCCCTGGACAGAGCCGTCTTCTGGATTGAGTTTGTCATGCGCCACAAAGGGGCCAAGCATCTGAAGCCACTTGCCTATAACCTCAGCTGGTACCAGTACCACTCTCTGGATGTGGTTGGATTCCTACTCGTCTGTGTGGCAGCCTTGGCTTTCCTTGCTGTAAAGTGCTGCTTGATTGTTTACCGATTCTTTGTAaagactgggaagaagaaaaaggagtag